Within Hirundo rustica isolate bHirRus1 chromosome 12, bHirRus1.pri.v3, whole genome shotgun sequence, the genomic segment agagcgGCAGCGGGGGTCTGGCCGATCGATAAAGTTCCGGGGCTGCCGCttgcccttccctgctctgagcagcgtCACCTTGCAGgggatgcagggctggggcGGGCACACGCTCACCTCTTCTCGGTGAGCAGGTGTGGGGCGCAGATCTTGCTGTCCCAGGTGCAGTAGGGATCCCTGGCCAGGCAGCACTCGGTGCAGGTTTTGCCGTAGAGCTCGCAGCGGTACAGGGAGAGCCGGAGCAGCCCGTGGGTGCTGCTCacaaacagctcctgctgctcggGCCAGAGCGACAGCGGCAGTCAGCACCCACGGCTGGACACCGGGGCTGGCGGGGATCAGAGCCCCTGCCCCGTGCTGGGGTGGGGACACTGCGGGACAGTAGGAGTGGGAGACAGAGCCTGCCGCCCCCTTAATGCCCTGGCAGGATCCCATTCCCTAAATGCGCATCCCCTGGGGCCAAGGGACCCGGCAGAGTGGCTGGGACCAGCTGGCCTCTATCCGTGTCCCTGGAGTGCTTTAGGGAGAAGCAGAAGGGACACTCACCCGCTTTGGTGATAACTTCATGTCCAGGATGGGAGAAGGAACCTGCAGGGGAAACGAGAAGGTGCTGCAGCTACGTTAGTCctcctggctgccccagccTACCAAGCAGGATTGTGTCCCCAGGGGTTACAGGGTGCCAGGAGCCTGGGCCAGGTCCCTGGTCACAGCTCCACCTGCTCCATGCAAGgagcctgggctctgggctAGCCCTGCTTGGCGTGGGCAGCccaggacagctctgcccagcagcccTGCCTTCAAACCTGGGCTCAGCTCTCCCATTTCACTGTGGGCTCCAAAGTGCAACTCGCACGCTGCCTCAGGGACTGGATGGCAAGCTGGAAGATGACTTGGCTCCAGTCCCACCGGCACCTCTCTGGGCTTttctgctgcccagggcaggtggGAGCCCCCAGCAGTGAGGTGAGAACCTCCCCGAGAGCAGCCAGAACCTGCAGGGAGGATGCCACGGCCACGGGAGGCTGTGCAGTCCAACCATCTCACTTCAGCCCCCGCGGTGCCACCCTGGCCGCCCGTACCTTCGTGACGCTGATCTCCTCCAGGCTGATCACCTCGGGGCCGTGACTCAGCCCGCCGGCCAGGGCCACCTTCAGCACTTTGCCGTCATCTGCGAAGGCAGCGGCAGGAGGAGCCGTCAGGGCCGGGAGCCCCCCGGGCTGGCGGGACCGGAGCGCCGCACCGGCTGTCCCGCGGTGGCAGCGCTCCCGGAGCCGGGTGAGCTCCCACCTGTGCCGAGGAAGAGCACGTCGTAGTCCCGGCCCTGCGCGTCCAGCCGGTGCACCAGCAGCCGCCGCAGCCGGTAGGGCACATTGACCCGGAGCAGCACGGGCTGCCGGCCCTGCGGGTACACGGGCTCCCACATCAGCTGATGGCTGCGCATGAAGCTGATCAGCTCGTCGGGGAAGTCCTTGGTGGACTGCAGGAGGGGGTCGTACGTCTCACTGGGGCACTGTGTGACACAGGGGCTGCGTTAGGGCCGCCCCGGCCCGTCCGGCTCCCGCTCCGGCTGCTCCCCATTCCCTTACCGTGCCGGGCCGGGGGTAGGGGACGCGTCCCTTGTATTCTACCCAGCGGTAGTCGAATCCTTCCTTGTGCGCGAAGGGGCCGCTGAAGGCAGCTCTCACGGCAGCCATGGAGTAGATGCAGACGGCAGAGCCGCTGAAGACGCCGCTGAGGGGAAGCACAGGGCTCTCAGCGTCCCGGCTGCTCCACGGGGATCAGTcgcatacacacacaccccctgaGCCCACACTGTCCCCTGTCAGCCCTGGAGTCGTGCACAGCACCCCGGGGGTGACAGGAATCCCTTAGACAAGCCGCTCCAGCCTGGGGATCGCTGACTGTGCAGACGCCGGGACTGTGTTTTAACGATGTGCTGGTGAAccaggagcaggggaaggaggggaagctGGTGGCCCTTCCCCAGCCAGCTGGGTGCCGCTCCTGCCCTTCTGCCTACAGAGCTCCCCGGGGAGCAGCGCTGGTGGGACCATCCCTCACAGGGGCTGATGAGGGTCCCGCTCACCTGGAGACCGTGAAGAGCCCAAAGACAAGGGGGTTCTGGGGGTCCCGGGTGCGCAGGAGGAAAACATCCTCTGCAAAGAGAGGGGTGGAGGTCAGGCAGCCCAGAGCCGAGCCCAGAGGATGCAGGTGGGCATCCCGGGGCCATGCTGGAGGGAGCAGCCGCCGTGGGGCTGCATTGCTCCTgcggcaggcagggctgggaactcACCCAACTGGTCGAAGTGCGTCTCAGTGCCCTGAggcccagggatggagcacacCAGGCGGGCCTTCAGAAACGTGCTCCAGCGGTTGATGAGGCCGCGCTTCCCTCCAACATCGTTCTGGCAGGCACCAAGAGCCAGGATCAGTCCAGCCTCTCTGAGTCTCCTCCACTGCTGCGCCCTCCTCATTCCCACAGGGGGACAACCCCAACCCTGAGCCTTCTGCCCTGTGGTGGGTGTGCAGTGGCACCCTCACAAGCTTGGGATGCTCCTTGGTCCAGAGCAGGTAAAAGCCCACCTGGTGGGGACAACCAGCCACAGGGTGCTGGTCTTGGCAACTGACCTTGCAGACCCTGGCCACCCTGGCGTGGATGTGCCGCCACTCCCACTGCCCAGCTTCCATGGCCGTCTCACGGAAGAAGATGTAGACTTTATCGTCGTGGGGGTTGTAGGTATCAGGGATGGCGTAGGCGCCAACGAATGCGGGCTCTGCGGGGGGAAAGAGCAGCACAACATGGCCCTGTGCCCTGATCCCGCCCTGTGGTACTGCCATGAAAGCCCTTGGGAGCAGTGTGAggcactgaggggacacagggccCGTGGAGACCTGGCTACTCAGGAGGCAGAACACCATTCCCGGTGCTCAGGCTGTGGAACATGCGCTGGAGCATGGGTCTCACCTGGGGCTTCATCAGTGCTTCCCCCCAGCAAGGAGAGAGGGCCCAGAGCAGAGGTCTGgtcccagcctctccccagctggaaggagaggcCCCCATTCCCCACAGGTGCCCTGCTCCTACCGTGTAGCCAGTGGTCCTGGTTCTGCTCCGTGCGGATGTAGCTCTGCTCGGCCCCGTGCACCCAGGTCCGGAAGAAGGCAGCGCTGCTGCCCATGAAGTCACTGGAGGTGCCGGAATACAGCTCCCCACCTGCGGGGTCAGGGGGGTGCGGGTGGGAAGCAGCACGTCCCAGCACAGATtattcccagtgctcccccTCCCAATGGGATTCCCTGCTCCTCAGTCACTCTTACCGATGAGGAGCCCCGTGAACGGTTCGTGGGGGCTGTACGGGCATCGTCCTCGCCCCGATTCCAAGGAGTGGGTCACCAACTGCATGCGGGGAGCCCTGGCACCCTGCCGGAGCCAAGGGGAAGATGTCAGCCCAAGGGGAGCCTGGGAACAAGCTGGAACTTGGGGGAAAGGGTGGAAAGGAGGTTGGTGTGTCTGTGATGAGGGAGTGCCTCGAGGGGGATGCCAGAACCTGGTCCCATCCCCATTGGGACACCCTGACACTCCCAAGCCGGAGCTGCTCTCTCCATGTGAGACCAGGGACCGTGCCAGGCTGGCCACCCTCCCGAGGCTCTGGGGCTCCCTCTCCCTTGCTCCCAGGGAGAAGGGTCTCCTGGCACCTTCTGCCAAGGGAATCCATATCCATAGGGATACGTGTGTCCAGGGTGTCCCTCACCTTCCCCCTGGCTCCCAGCTGGATGAAGGCACAGACGGGTTGGTAGGAGCCGGTGCCACAGGCGAACACGTGGCTCTGGTtgaagggctggaggaggcgGATGAAGTTGGCACACTCGGTCTGCGCAGGGGAGACGTTTGTCAGGCTGAGCCGTGGTGACTGCTGGGGGTGTGGAGCCCGGCCAGACCCTGTCCTGACAGCTGTTCAGCTGGGCTCGGCTCCGGCTGGCTCCACAGCGGCATTCCAGGCAGACCCCCAGGCTCCCCTTGGGGTGATGGGGTTGTTTAATATCAGCGGTGAGCTGCCAAAGGCGACGGCCGGGGGCTGCCAGCCCCGCTTACCTCCACGTTCTTCCCTGCCAGCTGGCAGTGCTCCACCTGCTCCCTGGGGGCTGGCCAGAAAATCTGAAACACAAAGACCCCGCGGATGCAACTCCTGCTTCCCTCGGCCTCCTGTGTCAGCGGTGGGAACAGGCCCAGCCCATAGGCGCTGCCAGGCTCAGGTGCACGGCGAGGGCATGGggctgctctggcacaggtCTGACAcccccctgagctcccaggGCCCAGTGGGCATCCTGCCAAACCAACTCAGAGTGAGCCTGGCGTGGGGACAGGGCCCACCCAGGCGGTGGGCAGGCTCTCCTGGATCCCAGCCTGTGGGAACTCCCGGCTGCAGCGCCATAatgggattttcttttgttgggCTCTGGCCGTACACTCGGCCAGCAGGATGTCTTGGGATGACGTTGGCGGGCTCGCTGCTGGAGCTcttgaggcagcagcagggactaGGTGTGACAGCAGGGCTCCGGGCACTGCAGTCCACCCAGGTCACATCTCCTGGCTGAGCCACCCTGTCCCTCTGGcgccagcccttcccagcagggctcagctccacCGGGGATGGGCTGACCCCACTGATTGAGACATCCTGGTGTAAATGTGTCCCCGGTGAGGTTAGAACAGCCCAGTTCAGAGCACAGCCACCTCCATGCCCTGGCGCTGGGACAAGGAGTGGTTCCCAGGGAGGATGAggccagcctggccagggccaCCGCCCTCCCAGCACTGACCTTCTCAGGCTCTCTGCTGGGATGGTCCAGGTGGAGAAGGAAGATATGGTTTTTTGCTCCCACCATCAGCCAGGCCCTGTCTTCATCCAGCAAGAGAGCTTGGAAATCCATCCCATCCCCTAAGGCCAGCAGCAGGCGAGAACTGTTGGATTTCAGCAGGTCTGAAAGAGCACAAACAaggtgagagaaagagaaaccCATCCAGAGGCTCCACATctccctctctggggcagccctggTTACCTATCCTTCTCCAAGGGCACACAATATTCCTGCCACTGCCTTGGCAAAGCCCACCAGCCTCAGTGCCCCTGAGCTCATCCTCCACGTGTCCAGCTGAGGGACAGTCTCTCGTACAGAGCAGAACTGTGCTGCCCttgccctggctgggctggtttgcaggcacagggcaggacagaGGTTCAGTCCCAGTAGCTGGGAGTGCTCAGCTTGCAGCCTGCCCTCCTGGAGCCCCAAAGCCTCTGCACCCCAAAACCACGGGCACAGGATGGAGCAGAGAGGTGACTCGCTTGCTGTGACTCCTGGCATGTTTACCTACAGCTTCAGATCAAGAGAATCTTCAtgaaaaaaggtttttgctgTTTGCTGGGACAAAGCATCCCTCCAAGGAAAGGCTGTATGGAAACAGAGCCAGCACAAACACCCTCTGCACCCATCCCTAAGCCTCTGAGTCTGAAGTGGCTGCTGGGCTCTACCCCGCTCACAGGGTCAGGCAGGTGGGTGGATGGACTGGGACTGACCCTCGTAAGGGAAATCCCCATCTGCGCCGCCGGTGCCACCCCAACCCAGCACCCCACATTTCCCAGTCTGTGTCCTGAGGCACAGCCTGAAGCCGGCATTAGACCAGCTCAGGGAAAGATCCAAGGGTGCCGTAGACCCAGTGCACCCCTTTGGAGTGAGACAGGGCAGTGGGAAAGGCTCTGCGGCTCGGGCTGCGGctcctcccaggcagcagccGGGGCGGCTCTCCTCGCCCTTCCGGCACAGTTGTGGCCATGGGGGTGTGTGAGGAGGACAATAAGCTGTTGTGTCTTGGTTAAAATTCCGGAAACAACATCCCTGGGGCCAGCATTGATCCGTGATGTGCCATGTTTGGGGGCTGTCTGTGCATCCCCCAGTGCAGCCGGAGCGGCGGCTCCACCGACGCCGGacggcagcagctgccagcccctgctcccagggatcAAACCAGCATTGAGTCGGTCCTTGGAGCTTCCCGAAGTCATAACACATCTCTTGTCTCTCTAAATGTGACAGGACGTGGCTGGGGGTAGAAGGCTGGCTACACTGACCAGGCTGCTCTGGCTTTGGCGTAGTGCAGGGGAATGAGCAAAAGTGGGGCCATGGGAGATGGGACGGAGATGGGTTGCACTGGGTGGGGGCTGAATGGAGGTGGAATGTGGCTGGAAACCCAGGGAAACCTGTAAGACCCGGGCTGAAATTCTGCCCCAAATCTCAGGGAGTGAAGCGGTGTGTcggggcagagggaaggaggcGATCACGGGCAGCCGGCGCTGGCCGGGCGGATGCAGCGTGTGGGAGCGTGGCTGGACGCGCGGCCCCAGGCGCAGGTGGGGTGGACGTGGGCACAGGCACGGCTCCTTCCGAAGGGAACCGCTGACCCGGGAGGTTGTCTCACTTCCTTCCACTCCttctccagggctggggggaagCCATGCCAGAGCCTGCGGGCTGGAGGCACGGCTGACGTccgctgctccctgctgggacGGGCAGCAAGCGGGTCCCTGCCCGGACCCTGCAGCCgggctggctcccagcagctctcccatcTCCCCTGCTACGGGGAGCTCCCGTTACGGCGGGGACACAAatcctcctgtgccagcagcagctccaagccacaccagggagctcctggctctcctctgctgccacaAAAACTGCAGGGCCCCAGTGCACTCCCACCTTCCCTTCGGTGCCCAAGGGCTCTCCTCTGGGTACCAGAGATGCAGGGCAGAAGGCTTCCAAGCCATTTCCCACCAGCTGAATGGGATTAACAGCTGAATTCCCGTCCCTTCCTGTGGCTATTGTCCCTGCTGGATCTCCAACAGGGTGCGGTGGATCATTCACCCTCCTGTGTCTGCCAACGCTCCCAGGACCTGCCTGATCTGGGGGAAATGTcaggcagggctctggggaAGGGTGTGGGGTGGGAGGGCAAAGGCTGATCCAGTACATTGTGTAATTGAGAGGAATGGGTACCAGACAGGTCTTAGCGAATGTCACCTGCTGGTCACCATCTGACCGGCCCTGTCTGAGGACAGGGTGATGGAAGAGCCTCTCTGCCGCCTCTGGCAGTGCAGGAGAACCCTGGAAGGACTCACTGCCCCACACTTGCACCCTCTGGCAGGTTAATGGCCAGGAGGATCTGAGCCCGGCCccatggctctgctccctcACCAAGGGGACACTGAGTGCAGGGATCCAgacccagggagctgctgcacaaAAACCAGCTTCTTCTCACCCTCAGGTCATTAGATCCAAACCTGACACTGGAGACAGGGAACCAGcggggctctgcagcagcctcgTCACGGCTATGGGTGAGAAACATCCTCTCCTTTGTGATCACTATCTCCCAAGGCCACGGTGTTTGTCTTTATTGCTGAGACCACTGTAAGGGCCTTGTCCCATCCATCATCTCTGCCTGCCCCTCAGCCACGCCGTCCCCTCTGCGGGGTGACCCTGAGCTTCCTGgggtcacagccctgctgtgccgGAGGGCTGcgctctccccttcccctcagcaggcacagcagcccatggaggagatCCCTGAAGCCCAGGGGAAGCTAAATCGGGCTCTGGCCCCTCACTGCTGTCGGCTGATAAGgggtgtgccagggcagccctgggtgCGATAACCAGAGCCCCGTGACCTCCCCGTGCCCCGCAGCACTTGCTGTGCGGTGGTGGCCTCTGAGTCCTGCCTGGCTGCACATCAAAGGCTGGCAGAGGACCCGTTTGCTGGTTCCTGGGATATTCCcgcaggaggagctggcagctggctgtgctctcactgctgcacagccc encodes:
- the LOC120758443 gene encoding semaphorin-3D-like; the encoded protein is MWAAPGHCLPLISLLLCLLLQQLGSSRAWKQHAPRLRLTYKDLLKSNSSRLLLALGDGMDFQALLLDEDRAWLMVGAKNHIFLLHLDHPSREPEKIFWPAPREQVEHCQLAGKNVETECANFIRLLQPFNQSHVFACGTGSYQPVCAFIQLGARGKGARAPRMQLVTHSLESGRGRCPYSPHEPFTGLLIGGELYSGTSSDFMGSSAAFFRTWVHGAEQSYIRTEQNQDHWLHEPAFVGAYAIPDTYNPHDDKVYIFFRETAMEAGQWEWRHIHARVARVCKNDVGGKRGLINRWSTFLKARLVCSIPGPQGTETHFDQLEDVFLLRTRDPQNPLVFGLFTVSSGVFSGSAVCIYSMAAVRAAFSGPFAHKEGFDYRWVEYKGRVPYPRPGTCPSETYDPLLQSTKDFPDELISFMRSHQLMWEPVYPQGRQPVLLRVNVPYRLRRLLVHRLDAQGRDYDVLFLGTDDGKVLKVALAGGLSHGPEVISLEEISVTKVPSPILDMKLSPKRQELFVSSTHGLLRLSLYRCELYGKTCTECCLARDPYCTWDSKICAPHLLTEKRRARWQDVLKADPLSQCQDTAEGTAAVEKVVFGVEKNSTFLECLARSPQVTLRWLVRRGEETAPSEVRNNAHFLVLEQGLLIRQLAREDVGTYECQAVERSFSRLLTRYSLRVIRHQAAELPPYKRSREMEPGGTSHSPRPRTDPHPGSKGFPRALGPPGTSLDAYCNALRLQERQRQRAWQRWQQPAPDSRNGRVRRHPRLP